The Halarchaeum grantii genome includes a window with the following:
- a CDS encoding A24 family peptidase, translated as MVSTPLADASVPDLLRLLALPVFAYGAYRDIETRRVPDALWPPLLLLGVACLAWEGWTAYSQPYGFAFRQFVLVTAVSVLLVGGLGALFYYVPAGFGGADAKALVTIGVLLPSYPTYYFDGFVLPLVPANVRVFSLTVLTNALLLGMAYPLYLLGANAVRGDVASVMAVGKRVPVPELVTAHGSLLEDAAGTRLTGGLDLDALRMYCRWRGVTLAELRANPALRDPATLPAEPNDPTDGAVHRGDARTDGGGDERGADDERTESDAAGEERAGDEYDDAWGAAAFIEDIEGTAYGTSPATLRESLDLLAERESVWVTPGTPFFVTLVLGMALAFVYGDLLFGVLGVAGLV; from the coding sequence CTGGTCTCGACGCCGCTCGCGGACGCCTCCGTCCCGGACCTCCTCCGGCTGCTCGCGCTCCCCGTGTTCGCGTACGGCGCCTACCGCGATATCGAGACGCGTCGCGTCCCGGACGCGCTCTGGCCGCCGCTCCTCCTCCTCGGCGTCGCCTGCCTCGCGTGGGAGGGGTGGACGGCGTACAGTCAGCCCTACGGGTTCGCGTTCCGGCAGTTCGTGCTCGTCACGGCGGTGAGCGTCCTTCTCGTCGGCGGCCTCGGCGCGCTCTTCTACTACGTCCCGGCGGGGTTCGGCGGCGCGGACGCGAAGGCGCTCGTCACCATCGGCGTCCTCCTCCCGTCCTACCCGACCTACTACTTCGACGGCTTCGTCCTCCCGCTCGTCCCCGCGAACGTCCGCGTGTTCTCGCTCACCGTGCTCACGAACGCCCTCCTGTTGGGGATGGCGTACCCGCTCTACCTCCTCGGTGCGAACGCCGTCCGGGGCGACGTCGCGTCCGTGATGGCCGTCGGGAAGCGCGTGCCCGTTCCGGAGTTGGTCACCGCGCACGGGAGCCTCCTCGAGGACGCGGCGGGGACGCGCCTCACCGGCGGCCTTGACCTCGACGCGCTGCGGATGTACTGTCGCTGGCGCGGCGTCACGCTCGCGGAGCTCCGCGCGAACCCGGCGCTGCGCGACCCGGCGACGCTCCCCGCAGAGCCGAACGACCCGACGGACGGCGCCGTCCACCGGGGCGACGCGCGGACGGACGGCGGGGGCGACGAACGCGGCGCGGACGACGAGCGCACCGAGAGTGACGCCGCTGGCGAGGAGCGCGCGGGCGACGAGTACGACGACGCGTGGGGCGCGGCGGCGTTCATCGAGGATATCGAGGGGACGGCGTACGGGACGAGCCCGGCGACGCTGCGCGAGAGCCTCGACCTGCTCGCGGAGCGCGAGTCGGTGTGGGTGACGCCGGGGACGCCGTTCTTCGTCACGCTCGTGCTCGGGATGGCGCTCGCGTTCGTCTACGGCGACCTCCTGTTCGGCGTCCTCGGCGTCGCCGGCCTCGTCTGA